One genomic segment of Nonomuraea coxensis DSM 45129 includes these proteins:
- a CDS encoding phage holin family protein encodes MTAHHEEPTLGQLIGQIGEDISKLFRQEVALAKAEIRQEATKAGKAGGLLGGAGFAGAMTALLLTLAVMFGLGNVMDLGWAAFIVAVIWAVAAGVLYTTGRNRMREVEPKPEQTIETLKEDAQWARDLRK; translated from the coding sequence ATGACCGCGCACCACGAGGAACCGACGCTCGGCCAGTTGATCGGCCAGATCGGCGAGGACATCTCCAAACTGTTCCGCCAGGAGGTGGCGCTGGCCAAGGCGGAGATCCGCCAGGAGGCCACCAAGGCGGGCAAGGCCGGCGGGCTGCTCGGCGGCGCCGGGTTCGCCGGCGCCATGACGGCGCTGCTGCTGACCCTGGCCGTCATGTTCGGCCTGGGCAACGTCATGGACCTGGGCTGGGCGGCGTTCATCGTCGCGGTGATCTGGGCCGTCGCCGCCGGCGTGCTGTACACGACCGGACGCAACCGGATGCGCGAGGTCGAACCCAAGCCCGAGCAGACCATCGAGACGCTCAAGGAGGACGCGCAATGGGCACGCGACCTGAGGAAATGA
- a CDS encoding DUF3618 domain-containing protein gives MRSEIAATRAELAADVDRLADRTSPSRIARRRTEGVRRAARSFRERVMGTPSYAADRAHQGAGAVTHGAHQAAEAVRAAPEQAMRGTQGNPLAAGLIAFGAGLLAAALIPRTQAEEQAVGQLREQVGDVLEPVVEAGRESARQLGQEAREVAGQAAEQVRQTASEAAGETAQHAREQARQVTDHHRSA, from the coding sequence ATGAGAAGCGAGATCGCGGCCACGCGCGCCGAGCTGGCCGCCGACGTCGACCGGCTCGCCGACCGGACGAGCCCGTCCCGCATCGCGCGGCGGCGGACCGAGGGCGTGCGGCGCGCGGCGCGCTCGTTCCGCGAGCGGGTCATGGGCACGCCGTCCTACGCCGCCGACCGGGCCCACCAGGGCGCCGGCGCCGTGACGCACGGCGCCCACCAGGCCGCCGAGGCGGTGCGGGCCGCGCCGGAGCAGGCGATGCGCGGCACGCAGGGCAACCCGCTGGCCGCCGGGCTGATCGCGTTCGGCGCGGGCCTGCTGGCCGCCGCGCTCATCCCGCGCACGCAGGCCGAGGAGCAGGCCGTCGGGCAGCTCCGCGAGCAGGTCGGCGACGTGCTGGAGCCGGTCGTGGAGGCCGGGCGGGAGAGCGCGCGGCAGCTCGGCCAGGAGGCCAGGGAGGTGGCCGGCCAGGCCGCCGAGCAGGTGCGGCAGACCGCCTCCGAGGCGGCGGGCGAGACCGCGCAGCACGCGCGCGAGCAGGCCCGCCAGGTGACCGACCACCACCGCAGCGCCTGA
- a CDS encoding YihY/virulence factor BrkB family protein: MAERLTTRNSRRAPDGPAELRTRSWWGVLRRTVKEFQDDRLTDWAAALTYYAMLSIFPALLAVVSLLGVFGQSVIGPLMDTLEPMAPGPAQEILRQALVALQEHRQAAGFALVVSLAVALWSASGYVGAFMRASNVVYEMPEGRPIWKTLPLRLAITAALVVLMAVGAVAVVLTGGLAERAGDLLGFGPAALTVWSFAKWPLLVAVVVVVLALLYWSAPNVRHPGFRWITPGSALAVVVWIVVSAGFAFYVANFGSYGTTYAAMGGVIVFMIWLWLSNVAVLLGVEFDAELARERAIGAGQPPEREPYVEPRDTRKMDDDERPEPVERGG, from the coding sequence ATGGCGGAACGCCTCACCACCCGGAACTCCCGGCGGGCCCCTGACGGGCCCGCCGAGCTGCGCACCCGTTCCTGGTGGGGTGTGCTGCGGCGGACCGTGAAGGAGTTCCAGGACGACCGGCTGACCGACTGGGCGGCGGCGCTGACGTACTACGCGATGTTGTCGATCTTCCCGGCGCTGCTGGCCGTGGTGTCCCTGCTCGGGGTCTTCGGCCAGTCGGTGATCGGGCCGCTGATGGACACGCTGGAGCCGATGGCGCCCGGCCCGGCCCAGGAGATCCTCCGGCAGGCGCTGGTGGCGTTGCAGGAGCACCGGCAGGCGGCGGGCTTCGCCCTGGTGGTCAGCCTCGCCGTCGCCCTCTGGTCGGCCTCCGGGTACGTCGGCGCGTTCATGCGGGCCTCGAACGTCGTGTACGAGATGCCCGAGGGCCGCCCGATCTGGAAGACCCTGCCGCTGCGGCTGGCCATCACGGCGGCCCTGGTGGTGCTGATGGCGGTCGGCGCGGTCGCCGTGGTCCTCACCGGCGGGCTCGCCGAGCGGGCCGGGGACCTCCTCGGGTTCGGGCCGGCGGCGCTCACCGTGTGGAGCTTCGCCAAGTGGCCGCTGCTGGTCGCGGTGGTCGTCGTCGTGCTGGCGCTGCTGTACTGGTCGGCGCCGAACGTGCGGCATCCCGGGTTCCGGTGGATCACGCCGGGCAGCGCGCTCGCCGTGGTGGTGTGGATCGTGGTCTCGGCCGGGTTCGCGTTCTACGTGGCGAACTTCGGCTCCTACGGCACGACGTACGCCGCCATGGGCGGGGTGATCGTCTTCATGATCTGGCTGTGGCTGTCGAACGTGGCCGTGCTGCTCGGGGTGGAGTTCGACGCCGAGCTGGCCAGGGAGCGGGCGATCGGCGCGGGGCAGCCGCCGGAGCGGGAGCCGTACGTGGAGCCGCGCGACACGAGGAAGATGGACGACGACGAGCGGCCCGAGCCGGTCGAGCGCGGCGGGTGA